In a genomic window of Urocitellus parryii isolate mUroPar1 chromosome 11, mUroPar1.hap1, whole genome shotgun sequence:
- the Rpl5 gene encoding large ribosomal subunit protein uL18, whose translation MGFVKVVKNKAYFKRYQVKFRRRREGKTDYYARKRLVIQDKNKYNTPKYRMIVRVTNRDIICQIAYARIEGDMIVCAAYAHELPKYGVKVGLTNYAAAYCTGLLLARRLLNRFGMDKIYEGQVEVTGDEYNVESIDGQPGAFTCYLDAGLARTTTGNKVFGALKGAVDGGLSIPHSTKRFPGYDSESKEFNAEVHRKHIMGQNVADYMRYLMEEDEDAYKKQFSQYIKNNVTPDMMEEMYKKAHSAIRENPVYEKKPKREVKKKRWNRPKMSLAQKKDRVAQKKASFLRAQERAAES comes from the exons ATG ggGTTTGTTAAAGTTGTGAAGAATAAGGCTTACTTTAAGAGATACCAAGTGAAATTTAGAAGACGACGAG AGGGCAAAACTGATTACTATGCTCGGAAACGCTTGGTGATCCAGGACAAAAATAAGTACAACACACCCAAATACAGGATGATAGTTCGTGTAACTAACAGAGATATCATTTGCCAG ATTGCTTATGCCCGTATAGAAGGGGATATGATAGTCTGCGCGGCATATGCACATGAACTACCAAAATATGGTGTGAAAGTTGGCCTAACAAATTATGCTGCAGCATATTGTACAGGCCTGCTGCTGGCCCGTAGG CTTCTCAATAGGTTTGGTATGGACAAGATTTATGAAGGCCAAGTGGAGGTGACTGGAGATGAATACAATGTGGAAAGCATTGATGGTCAACCTGGCGCCTTCACCTGCTATTTGGATGCAGGCCTTGCTAGAACTACAACTGGCAATAAAGTTTTTGGGGCCCTGAAGGGAGCTGTGGATGGAGGCTTGTCTATCCCCCATAG tacCAAACGATTCCCTGGTTATGATTCTGAAAGCAAGGAGTTCAATGCAGAAGTACATCGGAAGCACATTATGGGTCAGAATGTTGCAGATTACATGCGCTATCTAATGGAAGAAGATGAAGATGCTTACAAGAAACAGTTTTCTCAGTATATAAAGAACAACGTTACCCCTGACATG ATGGAGGAAATGTATAAGAAAGCTCATTCTGCTATACGAGAGAATCCAGTCTATGAGAAAAAGCCCAAGAGAGAAGTTAAAAAGAAGAG GTGGAATCGTCCTAAAATGTCCCTTGCCCAGAAGAAAGATCGGGTAGCTCAAAAGAAGGCAAGCTTCCTCAGAGCTCAGGAACGGGCTGCTGAGAGCTAA
- the Dipk1a gene encoding divergent protein kinase domain 1A isoform X3, translating to MKYLFFSWLVVFVGSWIIYVQYSTYTELCRGKDCKKIICDKYKTGVIDGPACNSLCVTETLYFGKCLSTKPNNQMYLGIWDNLPGVVKCQMEQALHLDFGTELEPRKEIVLFDKPTRGTTVQKFKEMVYSLFKAKLGDQGNLSELVNLILTVADGDKDGQVSLGEAKSAWALLQLNEFLLMVILQDKEHTPKLMGFCGDLYVMESVEYTSLYGVSLPWVIELFIPSGFRRSMDQLFTPSWPRKAKIAIGLLEFVEDVFHGPYGNFLMCDTSAKNLGYNEKYDLKMVDMRKIVPETNLKELIKDRHCESDLDCVYGTDCRTSCDQNTMKCTSEVIQPNLAKACQLLKDYLLRGAPSEIREELEKQLYSCIALKVTANQMEMEHSLILNNLKTLLWKKISYTNDS from the exons TGTGACAAGTACAAGACTGGAGTTATCGATGGGCCCGCATGTAATAGCCTCTGTGTTACGGAAAcgctttattttggaaaatgcttATCCACCAAGCCCAACAATCAG ATGTATTTAGGGATTTGGGATAATCTACCAGGTGTTGTGAAATGTCAGATGGAACAAGCTCTTCATCTTGATTTTGGAACTGAGTTGGAGCCAAGAAAAGAAATAGTTCTATTTGATAAGCCAACTAGGGGAACTACTGTacagaaattcaaagaaatggtCTACAGTCTATTTAAG GCAAAATTGGGTGACCAAGGAAACCTTTCTGAACTGGTTAATCTCATCCTAACAGTGGCTGATGGAGACAAAGATGGCCAGGTTTCCTTAGGAGAAGCAAAGTCAGCATGGGCACTTCTTCAGTTAAATGAATTTCTTCTCATGGTGATACTTCAAGATAAAGAACATACCCCCAAACTAATGGGATTCTGTGGTGACCTTTATGTGATGGAAAGTGTTGAATATACCTCTCTTTATGGAGTAAGCCTTCCATGGGTCATTGAACTTTTTATTCCATCTGGGTTCAGAAGAAGTATGGATCAATTATTCACACCATCATGGCCCAGAAAGGCTAAAATAGCCATAGGACTTCTAGAATTTGTGGAAGATGTTTTCCATGGCCCCTATGGAAACTTCCTCATGTGTGATACTAGTGCCAAAAATCTAGGATATAATGAAAAGTATGACTTGAAAATGGTGGATATGAGAAAAATTGTGCCAGAGACAAACCTGAAAGAACTTATTAAGGATCGTCACTGTGAATCTGATCTGGACTGTGTCTATGGCACGGATTGTAGAACTAGCTGTGATCAGAATACAATGAAATGTACTTCAGAAGTAATACAACCAAACTTGGCAAAAGCCTGTCAGTTACTCAAAGACTACCTATTGCGTGGTGCTCCAAGTGAAATTCGTGAAGAATTAGAAAAACAGCTTTATTCTTGTATTGCTCTCAAAGTCACAGCAAATCAAATGGAAATGGAACATTCTTTGATACTAAATAATCTAAAAACATTATTGTGGAAGAAAATTTCGTACACAAATGACTCTTAG